Within the Halichoerus grypus chromosome 2, mHalGry1.hap1.1, whole genome shotgun sequence genome, the region CCAGCTGCTGTGTTGGGAACACTCTGAAGGGAACTAATGGGGAAAGCAGGAAGACAAGTTAAGATATTAGATCAATAATCCAGGTACAAATGATTGTGGCATAGGCCAGGGTGGTAGCAGGGAGGCTGCAAGAAGTGATGAGAATCTGAATTTAATGTTAAAGCAAAAATTTTCTGACTGTGggatttaagagaaagagaaatgtcaTGGTGGACTCCCCGTGGTCATTAGCTGAGAGAGGGAGTAGCACAGGCATGATTTTAGTGCCTCTGCAGTGTTTCATCATATGAAGTGCCATCTTTTACCCAAGAAAAACCTCATCACTAAACATTCAGGCTGACTCCAGATGTTGCTActataagtaatattttaataaaatgtgccAAGAACTTTGCATGAATGTCCGTTTTCCCCTCAGCTATGCATATTTTCATGTCTCTCCAAACTGGCCTTCAGGAAGATGATGCAACATCATCCATGGAGCAGTAGAGGCTTTCAAGAAAATGGgtttaaattatgtttaaagtCTGCTAACTGATATAATCACTCGAGGCCTTATATTCTGTACCCTCCACTCACCACAGGTGGTCTTTTTGTCCCACTCCCGGCTGCACGTGAAGATGGGACTAGTCAATGTAAGTTCTCCAGAAGTCTTTGTACTCTTGGGCTTCTCTGCACGACCCTCACCAGAACCTTTCCTCTTCATCGTTGTCTCAGGGTTTTATGTGGTGTCTATCTTGGTCAATGGCATCATCATTCTGGTTTCCTGCATGGATGTGCACCTCCACACTCTTATGTACTTCTTTCTTGCCAACCTCTCCTTCCTGGACATTAGCTTTACCACAAGCATTGTCCCACAACTCCTGGTCAACCTCTGGGGACCACAGAAAACCATAAGCTATGGAGGGTGTGTGGTCCAGTTCTATATCTCCCACTGGCTGGGGGCAACTGAATGCATCCCCCTGGCAGTCCTGTCCTATGACCACTGCTGCCATCTGTAGACCACTGCATTACACTGTCATCATGCATCCACAACTTTGCCTCAGCTTGGCCCTTGCCTCGCGGCTTGGGGGTCTGACCACCAGCATGGTGGGTTCCACACTCACTATGCTCCTGCCACTCTGTGGGAACAATTGCATTGACCACTTCTTCTGTGAGATGCCCCTCATTATGCAACTGGCTTGCGTGGACACCAGCCTCAACGAGATAGAGATGTATGTGGCCAGCTTTATCTTTGTTGTCTTGCCCCTGGGTCTCATCCTGGTCTCATACAGCTACATCGCCGGGGCTGTGATGAAGATCGGGTCAGCAGAAGGATGGAGGAAGGCCTTTAACACCTGCTCTTCCCACCTGGCCATTGTGGCTCTGTTCTACAGGAGCATCATCTTTATGTATCTCCAGCCAGCCAAGAGTAACTCTCACGAACAGGGCAAGTTCATAGCCCTCTTCTACACTGTTGTCACCCCGATGCTGAACCCCCTGATTTACATGCTCAGGAACAAGGATGTGAAGAAGGCTCTCCGGCGCATTGTGTTAGAGAACTGCTGTGGCTTTGCAGGGTCATGGGGACATATTTAGAGACTAGTAACttgtgagaggaaagaaaagatcgAAAGATATGAAAATTGATTATGGAGGCAGGATACTTGCCAATATTGCTTGAGTTCAAGGTAGGTGACAATCTGATATGAATGTGCTCATACATCATTTTCAGGACAAggtaaagaaaaagttttttctgttttattttttgctaataATCCTATTAGTTGTTTATATTGTTATATACATGTAATATGTATGCAGTCTTAGTTGCTTGTATAGTTATATAtgttaattgttatttttttaattgtttagagTAATTGCCTTTGGAGATGATGATCTGTGTgaagtctttttcatttttttccctaatatgtGTAACAACTCCACAAGGCAAATATTATTAATCTCATAAATGTTAACTAATTACAAAACTATTAAGATTTTATGTTGAGATTTAACTCTAGATCTATCTATCCATAACATATTCACCATTTTG harbors:
- the OR2C3 gene encoding LOW QUALITY PROTEIN: olfactory receptor 2C3 (The sequence of the model RefSeq protein was modified relative to this genomic sequence to represent the inferred CDS: inserted 2 bases in 1 codon), translated to MGLVNVSSPEVFVLLGFSARPSPEPFLFIVVSGFYVVSILVNGIIILVSCMDVHLHTLMYFFLANLSFLDISFTTSIVPQLLVNLWGPQKTISYGGCVVQFYISHWLGATECIPLAVLSYDHXAAICRPLHYTVIMHPQLCLSLALASRLGGLTTSMVGSTLTMLLPLCGNNCIDHFFCEMPLIMQLACVDTSLNEIEMYVASFIFVVLPLGLILVSYSYIAGAVMKIGSAEGWRKAFNTCSSHLAIVALFYRSIIFMYLQPAKSNSHEQGKFIALFYTVVTPMLNPLIYMLRNKDVKKALRRIVLENCCGFAGSWGHI